A window from Cryobacterium sp. SO1 encodes these proteins:
- a CDS encoding phosphoglyceromutase: MSAPYTLILLRHGNSTWNQQNLFTGWVDVRLSDQGRAEALRAGELLAESGLLPDILHTSRLTRAIQTADIALEEADRLWIDVKRSWRLNERHYGALQGLDKAETLAKYGPEQFQTWRRSFDVPPPLLDDSSEWSQAGDARYADLGDDVPRTESLKDVIARMLPYWESDIAADLRTGKTVLVTAHGNSLRALVKHLDGISDADIAELNIPTGIPLVYRLDEDLKPIGAGEYLDPAAAAAGAAAVAAQGKK; encoded by the coding sequence ATGTCTGCTCCTTATACCCTCATCCTCCTCCGCCACGGCAACAGCACCTGGAACCAGCAAAACCTCTTCACCGGTTGGGTGGATGTGCGTCTGAGCGACCAGGGCCGGGCCGAAGCGCTGCGCGCCGGCGAGCTGCTGGCCGAGTCCGGCCTGCTGCCGGACATCCTGCACACCTCGCGCCTCACCCGCGCGATCCAGACCGCCGACATCGCCCTCGAAGAGGCCGACCGGCTGTGGATCGACGTCAAGCGCTCCTGGCGCCTGAACGAGCGTCACTACGGCGCCCTGCAGGGCCTGGACAAGGCCGAGACCCTGGCCAAGTACGGCCCCGAGCAGTTCCAGACCTGGCGCCGGTCGTTCGACGTGCCGCCGCCCCTGCTCGATGACTCCTCCGAGTGGTCCCAGGCCGGCGACGCCCGCTACGCCGACCTCGGTGACGACGTGCCCCGCACCGAGAGCCTCAAGGACGTCATCGCCCGGATGCTGCCCTACTGGGAGTCCGACATCGCCGCCGACCTCCGCACCGGCAAGACCGTACTCGTCACCGCGCACGGCAACTCGCTGCGCGCCCTGGTCAAGCACCTCGACGGCATCTCCGACGCCGACATCGCCGAGCTGAACATCCCCACCGGCATCCCGCTGGTCTACCGCCTCGACGAGGACCTCAAGCCCATCGGAGCGGGCGAGTACCTCGACCCCGCCGCTGCAGCTGCCGGCGCCGCCGCCGTCGCCGCGCAGGGCAAGAAGTAG
- a CDS encoding folate-binding protein YgfZ — MTSTVPSPLLELDGAVQSDGIDAGVAAHYGSPNAEQRKLLAGTAVVDLSHRGVLSITGPDRLTWLNSMSSQELRGLTPGQSTETLLLDPAGRLEYAIALVDDGVESWLLVEAAELPGLQAWLDRMRFTLRVQVVDHTLAYATIGTMAADPDAVSLTPASPNGVPLVWVDPWTEVAPGGWQYAAETSHPGATWHWNEVLIPRSALPALRDAVSANTVSAAGLLALEALRIAAWRPRGALDADDRTIPHELDWLRTAVHLDKGCYRGQETIAKVHNLGHPPRRLVLLHLDGSDAVLPAHGDEVQGDRFVAGAEPERRTVGSITSSAIHYELGPIALAVIKRTVPGSVTLHVLSQGISITAGQEVIVPESAGSVAEIPRLPRLGVRAPRG, encoded by the coding sequence ATGACCAGCACCGTTCCATCCCCCCTGCTCGAACTCGACGGAGCCGTGCAGTCCGACGGTATCGACGCCGGGGTGGCCGCCCACTATGGCAGCCCGAACGCCGAACAGCGGAAGCTCTTGGCCGGCACCGCCGTGGTCGACCTGTCCCACCGCGGTGTGCTCTCCATCACCGGCCCCGACCGGCTCACCTGGCTCAATTCGATGTCCAGCCAGGAGCTGCGCGGGCTCACCCCCGGCCAGTCCACCGAGACGCTGCTGCTCGACCCCGCCGGCCGCCTCGAATACGCCATCGCCCTCGTCGACGACGGCGTCGAGAGCTGGCTGCTCGTCGAGGCCGCCGAGCTGCCCGGCCTGCAGGCCTGGCTCGACCGGATGCGCTTCACCCTGCGGGTGCAGGTCGTGGACCACACCCTCGCCTACGCCACCATCGGCACCATGGCCGCCGACCCCGACGCGGTGTCCCTCACCCCCGCCAGCCCGAACGGGGTGCCGCTGGTCTGGGTCGACCCGTGGACCGAGGTGGCGCCCGGCGGTTGGCAATACGCCGCCGAAACCTCCCACCCCGGCGCAACCTGGCACTGGAACGAGGTCCTGATCCCGCGGTCGGCGCTGCCCGCCCTTCGAGACGCCGTCAGCGCCAACACCGTCTCGGCGGCCGGCCTCCTGGCCCTCGAAGCGCTGCGCATCGCCGCCTGGCGCCCCCGCGGAGCGCTGGACGCCGACGACCGCACCATCCCGCACGAACTGGACTGGCTGCGCACCGCCGTGCACCTGGACAAGGGCTGCTACCGCGGCCAGGAAACCATCGCCAAGGTGCACAACCTCGGCCACCCGCCGCGCCGGCTGGTGCTGCTGCACCTGGACGGCTCCGACGCGGTGCTGCCGGCGCACGGCGACGAGGTGCAGGGTGACCGGTTCGTCGCCGGCGCCGAACCCGAACGCCGCACCGTGGGCAGCATCACCTCCAGTGCGATCCACTACGAACTGGGGCCGATCGCCCTCGCGGTGATCAAGCGCACGGTTCCGGGCTCGGTGACCCTGCACGTGCTGTCGCAGGGCATCTCGATCACCGCCGGCCAGGAGGTCATCGTGCCGGAATCGGCCGGGTCAGTGGCGGAGATCCCGCGGTTGCCGCGGCTGGGCGTGCGGGCCCCGCGCGGCTGA
- a CDS encoding FABP family protein — protein MYELPAGLPSELVPLSWLIGVWEGSGILDYTVDGEKVTREFGHRISFSHDGLPQLNYSAYTWLEPEPAGADADGTAAAPGAPIPLMTETGYWRLSRPQQPGDPGPGLLPGVGPAPFQTAEAVETLRNGDGGFDIEVALVHPGGVAELYLGQVKGPRIDLSTDAVLRTSGSKPYAGATRLYGLVDSHLLWAWDIAALGQDLRTHASGRLSRAS, from the coding sequence GTGTACGAACTCCCGGCCGGCCTGCCGTCCGAACTCGTTCCTTTGTCGTGGCTGATCGGCGTCTGGGAGGGGTCGGGGATCCTCGACTACACCGTCGACGGCGAGAAGGTCACTCGTGAGTTCGGCCACCGGATCAGCTTCAGCCACGACGGGCTGCCGCAGCTGAACTACAGCGCATACACCTGGCTCGAGCCCGAGCCGGCCGGTGCGGATGCCGACGGCACTGCCGCCGCGCCCGGAGCACCGATCCCGCTGATGACCGAGACCGGCTACTGGCGGCTCAGCCGCCCTCAGCAGCCCGGCGACCCCGGGCCCGGCCTGCTGCCCGGCGTGGGACCGGCGCCGTTCCAGACCGCCGAGGCGGTGGAAACGCTGCGCAACGGCGACGGCGGCTTCGACATCGAGGTGGCCCTGGTGCATCCGGGCGGAGTCGCCGAACTATACCTCGGCCAGGTGAAGGGCCCGCGCATCGACCTGTCCACGGATGCGGTGCTGCGCACCAGCGGCTCCAAGCCCTACGCGGGCGCAACCCGGTTGTACGGCCTCGTTGACAGTCACCTGCTCTGGGCGTGGGACATCGCCGCGCTCGGCCAGGACCTGCGCACGCACGCGTCCGGCCGGCTGAGCCGCGCGTCCTGA
- a CDS encoding response regulator transcription factor, translated as MAQLLILTSAVNDEVLPALALLSHSTRLIPAQPDQLITAPDSDLILVDARSNLMAAKSLCQILRTTGSSVPLLLVITEGGLTAVSPDWGVDDVVLNTAGPAEVDARIRLAAGRTPHNEPSPTIRAAGVVIDEASYSAKVHGKPLDLTYKEFELLRFLAAHPSRVFTREQLLSEVWGYDYFGGTRTVDVHVRRLRAKLGDQESLIGTVRNVGYRFNVYEEDGERVVHSVGS; from the coding sequence GTGGCGCAGCTGTTGATCCTGACCTCGGCGGTGAACGACGAAGTTCTCCCGGCCCTGGCGTTGCTTTCACACAGCACACGACTCATTCCGGCCCAGCCGGATCAGCTCATCACCGCGCCCGATTCCGACCTGATCCTGGTCGACGCCCGGTCCAATCTGATGGCCGCCAAATCGCTGTGCCAGATCCTGCGCACCACGGGAAGCAGCGTGCCGCTGCTGCTGGTGATCACCGAGGGCGGCCTCACCGCGGTCAGCCCGGACTGGGGGGTCGACGACGTGGTGCTCAACACGGCCGGCCCAGCCGAGGTCGACGCCCGCATCCGCCTCGCCGCCGGCCGCACCCCGCACAACGAACCCTCCCCCACCATCCGGGCCGCCGGCGTCGTCATCGACGAGGCCAGCTACTCCGCCAAGGTGCACGGCAAACCCCTCGACCTCACCTATAAGGAGTTCGAACTGCTGCGCTTCCTCGCCGCGCACCCGTCCCGGGTGTTCACCCGCGAACAGCTGCTCAGCGAGGTCTGGGGCTACGACTACTTCGGCGGCACCCGCACCGTCGACGTGCACGTGCGGCGTCTGCGCGCCAAGCTCGGCGACCAGGAATCCCTGATCGGCACGGTCCGCAACGTGGGCTACCGGTTCAACGTCTACGAAGAGGATGGCGAACGTGTCGTTCACTCTGTCGGCTCCTGA
- the mshD gene encoding mycothiol synthase — MSFTLSAPDFSDVAFAARFREVADASTHTDGYRPFNEQALLDAASGRRRPQLLLEGEDAVGAAIFGRGEIDLVVHPRYRRRGHGTAALRRLFEDEGGMSGDLRAWAHGDLPGARALADRFGFSADRTLLQLERPLTASDAAATPALPDGVELAPFRAADAADWVRLNALVFATHPEQGTLTEADLADRQAEPWFDAGDLLLARETAADTAPGRIVGYNWLKVEPGARLGEIYVLGVHPDAAGLGLGRALMLAGLARLRERGCTTVELYVEAESTTPVRLYRSLGFEDRTVDVQYHRWPR, encoded by the coding sequence GTGTCGTTCACTCTGTCGGCTCCTGACTTCTCCGACGTCGCCTTCGCGGCCCGGTTCCGCGAAGTGGCCGACGCGAGCACGCACACGGATGGCTACCGCCCGTTCAACGAGCAGGCCCTGCTCGACGCCGCCTCCGGCCGGCGCCGCCCGCAGCTGCTGCTCGAGGGTGAAGACGCCGTCGGCGCGGCGATCTTCGGCCGCGGTGAGATCGACCTCGTCGTGCATCCGCGCTATCGTCGGCGCGGCCACGGCACCGCGGCACTCCGCCGCCTGTTCGAGGACGAGGGCGGCATGTCCGGCGACCTGCGGGCCTGGGCACACGGCGACCTTCCCGGCGCCCGCGCGCTGGCCGACCGGTTCGGTTTCAGCGCCGACCGTACCCTGCTGCAGCTGGAGCGGCCGCTCACCGCCTCCGACGCCGCGGCCACCCCTGCCCTGCCCGATGGGGTGGAGCTCGCCCCGTTCCGGGCCGCAGACGCCGCCGACTGGGTGCGCCTGAACGCGCTGGTCTTCGCGACGCATCCGGAACAGGGCACCCTCACCGAGGCCGACCTGGCCGACCGGCAGGCCGAACCCTGGTTCGACGCCGGCGACCTGCTGCTGGCCCGCGAGACCGCGGCCGACACCGCGCCCGGCCGCATCGTCGGCTACAACTGGCTCAAGGTCGAACCCGGCGCCCGGCTCGGTGAGATCTACGTGCTCGGCGTGCACCCGGATGCCGCCGGCCTCGGCCTCGGCCGCGCCCTGATGCTGGCCGGCCTGGCCCGCCTCCGCGAGCGCGGCTGCACGACCGTTGAGCTCTACGTCGAGGCCGAGAGCACCACTCCGGTGCGGTTGTACCGCAGCCTCGGATTCGAGGATCGCACGGTGGATGTGCAGTATCACCGCTGGCCTCGTTAA
- a CDS encoding RNA degradosome polyphosphate kinase: MDGDNIPGTSGLESELDDDFDPQIGKNDPALPSERYLDRELSWLAFNQRVLELAEDPALPVLERANFLAIFANNLDEFFMVRVAGLKRRILTGLAVPTNVGRAPQDVLSDIAAAAHVLQDRHAHAFQELVRPALAEHGVDIVTWASLSDVDRRSLRGYFSNQIFPVLMPLAVDPAHPFPYISGLSLNLAVRLHSSKTGKQEFARLKVPSMLPRFVRVDRTESVDKVRFITLEDLIANHLGDLFPGMDILEHHVFRVTRNEDVVIEEDDTENLIKALEKELLRRRFGPPIRLEVTEDMDEVTLGLLVRELDVTDQEVYRLPAPLDLGGLFDLRIDRPDLHYVKHVPTTAAQLLTGEPNDEPDIFRAISRGDILLHHPYESFATSVQAFLEQAAADPNVLAIKQTLYRTSGDSPIVEALISAAESGKQVLALVEIKARFDEQANISWARKLEKAGVHVVYGLVGLKTHCKLALVVRYEKGVLRHYSHIGTGNYNPKTSRIYEDMGLLTADDQVGKDLTRLFNELSGYAIEKKFKRLLVAPLHLRKALLKRIDDETVNALAGKPAGIRIKVNSMVDEDIIDALYRASQAGVPVDVWVRGICSLKPGVPGMSENIRVRSILGRYLEHSRIFSFHTLGETQVFIGSADMMHRNLDRRVEALVRLVDPRHLTEVDALFTRAMDERTSSWWLDENGEWTRHHQDARGLPLDDMQNRLMQQIGQRKRPVSRR; this comes from the coding sequence ATGGACGGCGACAACATTCCAGGCACGTCAGGTCTCGAAAGCGAACTTGACGACGATTTTGACCCCCAGATCGGCAAAAACGATCCGGCCCTACCGAGCGAGCGCTACCTCGACCGCGAGCTGAGCTGGCTGGCGTTCAACCAGCGGGTACTCGAACTCGCCGAGGACCCGGCCCTGCCGGTGCTCGAACGGGCGAACTTCCTGGCCATCTTCGCCAACAACCTCGACGAGTTCTTCATGGTGCGGGTCGCCGGCCTCAAGCGCCGCATCCTCACCGGACTGGCCGTGCCGACCAACGTGGGCCGCGCCCCGCAGGATGTACTTTCCGACATCGCCGCCGCCGCGCACGTACTTCAGGACCGGCACGCGCACGCGTTCCAGGAGCTGGTGCGGCCGGCCCTGGCCGAGCACGGCGTGGACATCGTCACCTGGGCCAGCCTGAGCGACGTGGACCGCCGGTCGCTGCGCGGGTACTTCTCCAACCAGATCTTCCCGGTGCTGATGCCGCTCGCCGTGGACCCGGCGCACCCGTTCCCCTACATCTCCGGCCTGTCGCTGAACCTCGCCGTGCGGCTGCACAGCTCCAAGACCGGCAAGCAGGAATTCGCCCGGCTCAAGGTGCCCTCGATGCTGCCGCGCTTCGTCAGGGTGGACCGCACCGAGTCCGTCGACAAGGTGCGCTTCATCACCCTCGAAGACCTCATCGCCAACCACCTTGGCGACCTGTTCCCCGGTATGGACATCCTCGAGCACCACGTGTTCCGGGTCACCCGCAACGAAGACGTCGTCATCGAAGAGGACGACACCGAGAACCTGATCAAGGCCCTCGAGAAGGAACTGCTGCGGCGCCGGTTCGGCCCGCCCATCCGCCTCGAGGTCACCGAGGACATGGACGAGGTGACCCTGGGCCTGCTCGTGCGCGAGCTGGACGTCACCGACCAGGAGGTCTACCGTCTGCCCGCGCCGCTGGACCTCGGCGGCCTGTTCGACCTCCGCATCGACCGGCCCGACCTGCACTACGTCAAGCACGTACCCACCACGGCCGCGCAGTTGCTCACCGGCGAACCCAACGACGAACCCGACATCTTTCGCGCCATCAGCCGCGGCGACATCCTGCTGCACCACCCGTACGAATCCTTCGCGACCAGCGTGCAGGCGTTCCTCGAGCAGGCCGCAGCGGACCCGAACGTGCTGGCCATCAAGCAGACCTTGTACCGCACCTCCGGCGACAGCCCCATCGTGGAGGCGCTGATCTCCGCCGCGGAATCGGGCAAGCAGGTTCTCGCCCTGGTGGAGATCAAGGCCCGGTTCGACGAGCAGGCCAACATCTCCTGGGCGCGCAAGCTCGAGAAAGCCGGCGTGCACGTGGTCTACGGCCTGGTCGGCCTGAAAACGCACTGCAAGCTCGCGCTCGTGGTGCGTTACGAGAAGGGCGTGCTGCGGCACTACAGCCACATCGGCACCGGCAATTACAACCCCAAGACCAGCCGCATCTACGAAGACATGGGGCTGCTCACCGCGGATGACCAGGTCGGCAAGGACCTGACCCGGCTGTTCAATGAACTCTCCGGCTACGCCATCGAGAAGAAGTTCAAGCGACTGCTGGTGGCCCCGCTGCACCTGCGCAAGGCCTTGCTCAAGCGCATCGACGACGAAACCGTCAACGCACTGGCCGGCAAGCCCGCCGGCATCCGCATCAAGGTCAACTCGATGGTGGACGAAGACATCATCGACGCGCTCTACCGGGCCAGCCAGGCCGGCGTGCCCGTGGACGTGTGGGTGCGCGGGATCTGCAGCCTCAAGCCCGGCGTGCCCGGCATGAGCGAGAACATCCGGGTGCGCTCGATCCTGGGCCGCTACCTCGAGCACTCGCGGATCTTCAGCTTCCACACCCTCGGCGAAACGCAGGTGTTCATCGGCAGCGCCGACATGATGCACCGCAACCTCGACCGCCGGGTGGAGGCGCTGGTGCGCCTGGTCGACCCGCGCCACCTCACCGAGGTCGACGCCCTCTTCACCCGGGCGATGGATGAGCGCACCTCGTCGTGGTGGCTCGACGAGAACGGTGAATGGACCCGCCACCACCAGGATGCGCGCGGCTTGCCGCTGGACGACATGCAGAACCGGTTGATGCAGCAAATCGGCCAGCGCAAACGACCGGTGAGCCGCCGATGA
- a CDS encoding NUDIX hydrolase, with protein MSDPGAVYAAGAVCWRLIDGRMHVLLIHRTVHGDITIPKGKVDPGETLPATAVREIEEETGLAIALGVPLGVSEYPMPGGKAKIVHYWAAEVLPEHILRSTFVPNGEVAALEWVTIKKARTYLSYAPDVEIIDGFARLVAQGITSTFAIIALRHAKATAPHDWSGPDATRPLSDRGVTQAAALVPTVSAWHPQRIFTSTATRCVTTVAPLSAATGVPFKRTDLISQDAWEQGTADVRHNVGKRVRARKTAVLCSHGPVLPDILREIALATGSPMTQQLSNAATLAPSGFTVVHLSSDNPSAGILAIETHPPRL; from the coding sequence ATGAGCGACCCGGGGGCCGTCTACGCGGCCGGAGCCGTCTGCTGGCGCCTCATCGACGGCCGGATGCACGTGCTGCTGATCCACCGCACCGTGCACGGCGACATCACCATCCCCAAGGGCAAGGTCGACCCGGGCGAGACGCTGCCGGCCACCGCGGTGCGCGAGATCGAAGAGGAAACCGGGCTGGCCATCGCGCTCGGTGTGCCGCTGGGCGTGTCCGAGTACCCGATGCCTGGCGGCAAGGCCAAGATCGTGCACTACTGGGCCGCCGAGGTGCTGCCCGAGCACATCCTGCGCTCTACGTTCGTGCCCAACGGCGAGGTCGCCGCCCTGGAATGGGTGACCATCAAGAAGGCCAGGACCTACCTCAGCTACGCCCCGGACGTGGAGATCATCGACGGGTTCGCCCGTCTCGTCGCGCAGGGCATCACGAGCACCTTCGCGATCATCGCATTGCGCCACGCCAAGGCCACCGCCCCGCACGACTGGTCCGGCCCCGACGCCACCCGCCCGCTCAGCGACCGTGGTGTCACCCAGGCCGCCGCCCTGGTCCCCACGGTCAGCGCCTGGCACCCCCAGCGCATCTTCACCAGCACCGCCACCCGCTGCGTGACCACCGTGGCGCCGCTGTCCGCGGCGACCGGGGTGCCGTTCAAGCGCACCGACCTGATCAGCCAGGACGCCTGGGAGCAGGGCACCGCCGATGTGCGCCACAACGTGGGCAAACGCGTCCGCGCCCGCAAGACCGCCGTGCTGTGCAGCCACGGACCGGTACTGCCCGACATCCTGCGGGAGATCGCCCTGGCCACCGGTTCGCCGATGACCCAGCAGCTCTCCAACGCCGCCACGCTCGCGCCCAGCGGGTTCACGGTTGTGCATCTCTCCAGTGACAACCCGAGCGCGGGCATCCTCGCCATCGAGACCCACCCGCCGCGCCTCTAG
- the pstS gene encoding phosphate ABC transporter substrate-binding protein PstS: MNFMRYGRPAVIAIAAALVLSSCASNEAGSTATDDSAESTLTGTLNAAGASSQGSAQETWISAFQTANPDVTVNYDPSGSGAGRETFIAGGTSFAGSDSYLSDEELAGEFAACAPDTLAVDLPVYISPIAVIFNVEGVTDLNMDADTLAKIFTGAITTWNDPAIVALNADAELPATAITAVHRSDDSGTTKNFADYLFQAAPDVWTEKPADPFPYATGEGAQGTSGVVDAVTNGTGTIGYADASRAGDLGVAKIKVGDEFVEYTAEAAAAVVDGSPLVEGRADNDLAIKLDRLTTNPEEYPLVLVSYALVCTEYADAEQGALVKEYVSYMASEEGQAEAASSAGAAPLSADLQSKVAAVLETVK; the protein is encoded by the coding sequence GTGAATTTCATGCGTTATGGCCGCCCCGCGGTCATTGCTATTGCCGCAGCACTCGTGCTTTCCTCCTGCGCCTCGAACGAAGCCGGCAGCACGGCAACGGACGACTCCGCCGAGAGCACCCTCACCGGCACGCTCAACGCCGCGGGCGCCTCCTCGCAGGGCTCGGCCCAGGAAACGTGGATCTCCGCTTTCCAGACGGCCAACCCGGACGTCACCGTCAACTACGACCCGTCGGGCTCCGGCGCCGGCCGCGAGACCTTCATCGCCGGCGGCACCAGCTTCGCCGGTTCGGACTCCTACCTGAGCGACGAGGAGCTGGCCGGCGAGTTCGCCGCCTGCGCCCCCGACACCCTCGCCGTCGACCTGCCGGTCTACATCTCCCCGATCGCCGTCATCTTCAACGTTGAGGGCGTCACCGACCTCAACATGGATGCCGACACGCTCGCCAAGATCTTCACCGGCGCCATCACCACCTGGAACGACCCGGCCATCGTCGCGCTGAACGCCGACGCCGAGCTGCCGGCCACCGCGATCACCGCCGTGCACCGTTCGGACGACTCGGGTACCACCAAGAACTTCGCCGACTACCTCTTCCAGGCCGCACCCGACGTGTGGACCGAGAAGCCGGCCGACCCGTTCCCGTACGCCACCGGTGAGGGCGCCCAGGGCACCTCCGGTGTCGTCGACGCCGTGACCAACGGCACCGGCACCATCGGCTACGCCGACGCGTCCCGCGCCGGTGACCTCGGTGTCGCCAAGATCAAGGTCGGCGACGAGTTCGTCGAGTACACGGCCGAGGCCGCCGCAGCAGTCGTCGACGGTTCGCCGCTCGTCGAAGGCCGCGCCGACAACGACCTGGCCATCAAGCTCGACCGCCTCACCACCAACCCCGAGGAATACCCGCTCGTCCTGGTGAGCTACGCACTGGTCTGCACCGAGTACGCGGATGCCGAACAGGGCGCCCTCGTCAAGGAGTACGTCAGCTACATGGCCAGCGAAGAGGGCCAGGCCGAGGCTGCATCATCCGCCGGCGCCGCACCGCTGTCAGCGGACCTGCAGTCCAAGGTTGCCGCCGTCCTCGAGACCGTCAAGTAA
- the pstC gene encoding phosphate ABC transporter permease subunit PstC, translated as MTTADRIAIKAKERPGDRIFSTATVVAGSLILAVLAAVALFLFIQSIPAFVAPPDAFKGEFTNFWSYVAPLAFGTVWSAFLALLMAVPVAIAVALFISHYAPRKLAQGLGYLIDLLAAVPSVVFGLWGIGVLAPMVQPFYANLVEWFSWIPLFAGPVSGTGRTILTVAIVLAVMVLPIITAICREIFLQTPVLYEEASLALGATRWEMITMAVLPFGRAGIISAAMLGLGRALGETMAVAMVLSPNPEVIFQLLTSQNSNTIAANIALNFPEANGVGVNILLATGLMLFVITLIVNMIARVIINRRKAFSGAN; from the coding sequence ATGACGACCGCAGACCGTATTGCGATCAAGGCCAAGGAACGACCGGGCGACCGCATCTTCTCCACCGCGACGGTGGTGGCAGGCAGCCTGATCCTGGCCGTGCTGGCCGCCGTGGCCCTGTTCCTGTTCATACAGAGCATCCCCGCCTTCGTGGCACCGCCTGACGCTTTCAAGGGCGAGTTCACCAACTTCTGGTCCTATGTGGCCCCGCTGGCCTTCGGCACCGTCTGGTCGGCCTTCCTGGCCCTCCTGATGGCCGTGCCCGTCGCCATCGCCGTGGCCCTTTTCATCTCGCACTACGCCCCGCGCAAACTCGCGCAGGGTCTGGGCTACCTCATCGACCTGCTCGCGGCAGTTCCCTCCGTGGTCTTCGGCCTCTGGGGCATCGGCGTGCTGGCCCCGATGGTGCAGCCGTTCTACGCCAACCTCGTCGAGTGGTTCAGCTGGATCCCGCTGTTCGCCGGCCCCGTCTCCGGTACCGGTCGCACCATCCTCACCGTGGCCATCGTGCTCGCCGTGATGGTGCTACCGATCATCACCGCCATCTGCCGGGAGATCTTCCTGCAGACCCCGGTGCTCTACGAGGAAGCCTCACTGGCCCTCGGCGCCACCCGCTGGGAAATGATCACCATGGCCGTGCTGCCGTTCGGCCGCGCCGGAATCATCTCCGCCGCCATGCTCGGCCTCGGCCGCGCGCTTGGCGAGACCATGGCCGTGGCCATGGTGCTCTCTCCCAACCCCGAGGTGATCTTCCAACTGCTCACCTCGCAGAACTCCAACACCATCGCGGCCAACATCGCGCTCAACTTCCCTGAGGCGAACGGCGTCGGGGTCAACATCCTGCTGGCCACCGGCCTCATGCTCTTCGTCATCACGCTGATCGTGAACATGATCGCGCGCGTGATCATCAACCGCCGCAAGGCCTTCTCAGGAGCGAATTGA
- the pstA gene encoding phosphate ABC transporter permease PstA, with protein MSTTTISSPVTNSLTAGKLPRNSPLMVLAASWIVVGAIFLVIFLSGASETFNWAGTLFFGTVLYCIALFLFSYFVEGARRARDRLVTALVTIAFVVALIPLISLIGTTILNGLPSFLTPTFFTESQRNVVGAGGGALHAIIGTLFVTGLATLISVPIGLLTAIYLTEYGRGRLARGITFFVDVMTGIPSIVAGLFAYALFSLLFNDPGIRFGFGGSVALSVLMIPVVVRSSEEMLKLVPNELREAAYALGVPKWLTIVKVVLPTSLAGIVTGVMISISRVIGETAPLLIVAGFTASMNYDLFSERMMTLPVFVYTQYASQGADSQAYIDRAWAGALTLIVIVMLLNLVARLVARAFSPKLGR; from the coding sequence ATGAGCACCACGACAATCTCGTCTCCCGTCACCAACTCCCTCACCGCCGGCAAGCTGCCCAGGAACTCCCCGCTGATGGTGCTCGCCGCCAGCTGGATCGTCGTGGGTGCTATTTTCCTGGTGATCTTCCTCTCCGGGGCCTCGGAGACCTTCAACTGGGCGGGCACGCTGTTCTTCGGCACCGTGCTGTACTGCATCGCCCTGTTCCTGTTCTCCTACTTCGTCGAGGGCGCCCGCCGGGCCAGGGACCGCCTGGTCACCGCCCTGGTCACCATCGCGTTCGTGGTGGCACTGATCCCGCTGATCTCCCTGATCGGTACGACCATCCTCAACGGCCTGCCCTCGTTCCTCACCCCCACCTTCTTCACCGAGTCCCAGCGCAACGTCGTCGGCGCCGGCGGCGGGGCCCTGCACGCCATCATCGGTACCCTGTTCGTCACCGGGCTGGCCACCCTCATCTCGGTGCCGATCGGCCTGCTCACCGCCATCTACCTCACCGAGTACGGCCGCGGCCGACTGGCCCGCGGCATCACCTTCTTCGTCGACGTGATGACCGGCATCCCCTCGATCGTGGCCGGCCTGTTCGCCTACGCACTGTTCTCGCTTCTGTTCAACGACCCGGGCATCCGCTTCGGTTTCGGCGGTTCGGTGGCGTTGTCGGTGCTGATGATCCCGGTGGTGGTGCGCTCGAGCGAGGAGATGCTCAAGCTGGTGCCCAACGAGCTGCGCGAGGCCGCCTACGCGCTCGGCGTGCCCAAGTGGCTGACCATCGTCAAGGTGGTGCTGCCGACCTCACTGGCCGGCATCGTCACGGGTGTGATGATCTCGATCTCCCGAGTGATCGGCGAGACCGCGCCGCTGCTGATCGTCGCCGGCTTCACCGCCAGCATGAACTACGACCTGTTCAGCGAGCGGATGATGACCCTGCCGGTGTTCGTGTACACCCAGTACGCCAGCCAGGGCGCCGACTCGCAGGCATACATCGACCGGGCCTGGGCCGGAGCGCTCACCCTGATCGTGATCGTGATGCTGCTGAACCTCGTTGCCCGGCTCGTCGCCCGCGCCTTCTCCCCCAAACTCGGCCGCTGA